The proteins below come from a single Chryseobacterium capnotolerans genomic window:
- a CDS encoding IS4 family transposase: MSIFSEHKISVSQLLSFIPEALLSHLSANTKVDHYSKVLQGRKMFYLLLFAITSNEKLSQRTLEDTFKDPVFKALFNLDETETVRRSSISERLSKIDSRYFKEIYDCIYNMFCDSYNPAEREKYDLIRTDSTVIGEAAGKLKEGIAQNGGKKFIKYSVLFDGLLPCGVEIYNTPKYCAEDNALSEAVLQHVKREKEHANIYIIDKGLGSAQRMKEFDDKGVFFVIRSKENRKHEEIKSFIEKDQNIDLGEIVLIKDSLVKLYSSKPVPTQKGKTYNKEEQIETHFRLVVVSSKQQPEKEFWFLTNDFQISAKDIADYYRKRWDIEVFFRFLKQELHASHLLSLNKNGIEVMIYMTLITAMLILIYKKANNIGYKTAKRRFAMEIRNLAISILIIGAGGNPDKVFKT; the protein is encoded by the coding sequence ATGTCCATTTTTAGCGAGCACAAAATTTCAGTTTCCCAGTTGTTAAGCTTTATTCCTGAAGCCCTCTTATCTCATCTTTCAGCCAATACCAAAGTAGATCATTATTCTAAAGTACTTCAAGGCAGAAAGATGTTTTATCTTCTGTTATTTGCCATTACCAGCAATGAAAAATTAAGCCAGCGAACACTGGAAGACACATTTAAAGATCCTGTATTTAAGGCTTTATTCAATCTTGATGAAACTGAAACTGTAAGACGCAGTTCTATTTCTGAGAGGCTTTCAAAAATCGATTCAAGATACTTTAAAGAAATCTACGATTGTATCTATAATATGTTCTGTGATTCCTATAACCCGGCAGAAAGAGAAAAATATGATCTAATCAGAACAGATAGCACTGTTATTGGTGAAGCAGCTGGAAAATTAAAGGAAGGCATTGCTCAAAACGGAGGTAAGAAATTTATTAAGTATAGTGTCTTATTTGATGGGCTGCTTCCTTGCGGAGTTGAAATTTACAATACTCCTAAATACTGTGCAGAAGATAATGCTCTTTCTGAAGCTGTATTGCAACATGTGAAAAGAGAAAAAGAACATGCCAATATTTATATTATAGATAAAGGATTGGGTTCTGCCCAAAGAATGAAAGAATTTGATGATAAAGGGGTGTTTTTTGTTATAAGATCTAAAGAAAATAGAAAACATGAAGAAATAAAGTCTTTTATTGAAAAAGATCAGAATATCGACTTAGGAGAAATTGTACTCATAAAAGATAGTTTAGTAAAGTTATATTCGTCAAAACCTGTCCCAACTCAAAAAGGGAAAACTTATAATAAGGAGGAGCAAATTGAAACACATTTCAGATTGGTTGTAGTAAGCAGCAAACAGCAACCTGAAAAAGAATTTTGGTTTCTAACCAATGACTTTCAAATCTCTGCAAAAGATATTGCGGATTATTATCGGAAAAGATGGGACATTGAAGTGTTTTTTAGATTTCTAAAACAGGAACTTCATGCTAGTCATCTTCTTTCACTCAATAAAAATGGTATAGAAGTAATGATTTACATGACTCTTATTACAGCTATGCTCATTCTCATCTATAAAAAAGCAAATAATATAGGATATAAAACAGCCAAAAGAAGATTTGCTATGGAGATAAGGAACCTTGCCATATCTATATTAATAATAGGGGCAGGGGGAAATCCTGATAAAGTTTTTAAAACTTAA
- a CDS encoding MFS transporter produces the protein MQELSLSSKLKYIFSIPVIISALGYFVDIYDLLLFGIVRIPSLKALGLNPDADGTFILNCQMVGLLIGGVFWGVFGDKKGRLSVLFGSILVYSLANIACGFLPYFPKEHLVYQYAALRFIAGIGLAGELGAGITLVSESLPKSLRAIGTSVVAGFGLMGAVVAQLTVELAGGWNISYIIGGVMGILLLLLRISVSESGIYKNIEHKNVSKGNFLSFSLIKTD, from the coding sequence ATGCAAGAACTATCACTGTCTTCAAAACTAAAGTACATTTTCTCTATTCCCGTTATTATTTCGGCTCTTGGCTATTTCGTAGATATCTATGACCTTCTCTTGTTTGGGATCGTAAGGATTCCCAGTTTAAAAGCATTAGGGCTTAATCCGGATGCTGATGGAACATTCATACTGAACTGTCAGATGGTTGGACTTCTTATAGGAGGTGTATTCTGGGGAGTGTTCGGAGATAAAAAAGGAAGACTTTCTGTACTTTTCGGTTCTATTCTGGTCTATTCCCTCGCAAATATTGCCTGTGGTTTTTTGCCTTATTTTCCAAAAGAGCATTTAGTGTATCAATATGCCGCTTTAAGGTTTATTGCAGGAATAGGTCTTGCCGGAGAGCTTGGAGCCGGAATTACCCTGGTTTCTGAAAGTCTGCCGAAGAGTTTGAGAGCAATCGGAACCTCTGTAGTGGCCGGTTTTGGATTGATGGGTGCTGTTGTAGCTCAATTAACAGTAGAATTAGCCGGCGGATGGAATATTTCCTACATCATTGGCGGGGTAATGGGAATTCTTTTATTACTGCTGAGAATAAGTGTTTCAGAGTCAGGAATCTATAAAAATATTGAGCATAAAAATGTTTCCAAGGGAAACTTTCTTTCCTTTTCACTAATAAAGACAGATTGA
- a CDS encoding LysR substrate-binding domain-containing protein: MFDYRLKVFHTVASRLSFTKASEELHISQPAVTKHIKEIEVQLSTKLFDRKGTSIQLTQSGKILFEYAEKIRNIYRDLEFEISQINQQHKGKLIIGASTTVAQYILPEILAKFNAYYKDIKIELLTGNTEAISALLKEEKIDLGIIEGESQSSYFDYKTFKPDEIVLAAKSDHALAHKTLQVKDLYQLNLIFREQGSGTLEFIQNRLKEKDINIHELNTVIQLGSSESIKNYLLHSDCMAFLSISTILNELKNNVLTVIDIKNFSIERDFHFILPKGEQSELIELFLRFAE, translated from the coding sequence ATGTTCGATTACAGGTTAAAAGTTTTTCATACCGTAGCTTCCAGACTGAGTTTTACCAAGGCTTCTGAGGAGCTTCATATTTCACAGCCGGCAGTTACGAAGCACATCAAAGAAATTGAGGTACAGCTGAGCACCAAATTATTTGACAGAAAAGGAACTTCTATACAATTGACGCAAAGTGGCAAAATCCTGTTTGAATATGCTGAAAAGATCAGAAATATCTACCGTGATCTGGAATTTGAGATCAGTCAGATCAATCAGCAGCATAAAGGAAAACTTATTATTGGAGCCAGCACCACTGTTGCCCAATATATTTTGCCTGAAATCCTGGCCAAGTTCAACGCCTATTATAAAGACATTAAAATAGAGCTTCTGACCGGAAATACAGAAGCTATTTCTGCTCTTTTAAAAGAAGAAAAAATTGATTTGGGTATTATTGAAGGGGAATCACAATCTTCTTATTTTGATTACAAAACATTCAAACCTGATGAAATTGTTCTTGCCGCCAAATCAGACCACGCTTTAGCTCATAAAACGCTGCAAGTAAAAGATCTTTATCAGCTTAATCTTATTTTCCGTGAACAAGGCTCCGGAACTCTCGAATTTATACAAAACCGTTTAAAAGAAAAGGATATTAATATCCATGAACTGAATACCGTCATCCAATTGGGAAGCAGTGAGAGTATCAAAAATTATCTTCTTCATTCGGATTGTATGGCCTTTCTTTCTATCAGTACCATTCTGAATGAACTGAAAAATAATGTTCTTACAGTGATTGACATTAAAAACTTCAGTATTGAAAGAGATTTCCATTTTATTCTTCCCAAAGGGGAACAATCTGAATTGATAGAACTGTTTTTAAGATTTGCTGAATAA
- the rny gene encoding ribonuclease Y: MIEVIVGVVCLVIGAAVGLFFSRSSLNTKAKFIIDDAKKNAENLIEKANVQAESIKKEKNLQAKEKFLELKSQHDADIQAREKKMQEAEKRTKDKEHKVTDELSKTAKLEKDLDRQIADYAKKNEILDRKQQELDIATTKKVEILEKISNYTAEEAKAELVETMRAEAKTRAQAHVQSIMEEAQLNAKNEARKIVIQTIQRIGTEQAIENSVSVFNIESDEVKGRIIGREGRNIRALEAVTGVEIIVDDTPEAILLSCFDPVRREIARLSLHRLVTDGRIHPARIEEVVEKTRKQIEEEIIEVGKRTIIDLGIHGLHPELIKIVGRMKYRSSYGQNLLQHSREVANIAATMAAELGLNVKLAKRAGLLHDIGKVPEQESELPHALLGMQWAEKYGENPEVVNAIGAHHDEIEMKSLLSPIIQVADAISGARPGARRQVLESYIQRLKDLESAALSFDGVSSAYAIQAGRELRVMVESGKVNDEVASQLSYDISEKIQNELTYPGQVKVTVIRETRAVNIAR, encoded by the coding sequence ATGATAGAAGTTATAGTCGGTGTTGTATGTTTAGTAATCGGGGCTGCTGTGGGGCTGTTTTTCTCCAGGAGTTCTCTGAATACTAAAGCAAAATTTATTATAGATGATGCAAAGAAAAACGCCGAAAACCTTATAGAAAAAGCTAACGTACAGGCTGAATCCATAAAGAAAGAAAAGAATCTTCAGGCTAAAGAAAAATTCCTTGAACTGAAATCACAGCATGATGCTGATATCCAGGCCCGCGAGAAAAAAATGCAGGAAGCTGAAAAAAGAACGAAGGATAAGGAGCACAAAGTGACTGACGAACTTAGTAAGACTGCAAAATTAGAGAAAGATTTAGACAGACAAATTGCAGACTACGCTAAGAAGAACGAAATTCTAGACAGAAAACAGCAGGAATTAGATATTGCTACCACTAAAAAAGTAGAGATCCTTGAAAAAATCTCTAATTATACCGCTGAGGAAGCTAAAGCAGAATTGGTAGAAACCATGAGAGCTGAAGCTAAAACAAGAGCTCAGGCTCACGTTCAGAGCATCATGGAAGAAGCTCAGCTGAATGCTAAAAACGAAGCGAGAAAGATTGTTATCCAAACGATCCAGAGAATCGGGACCGAGCAGGCTATCGAAAACTCAGTATCAGTATTCAACATTGAATCTGACGAAGTAAAAGGTAGAATTATCGGTAGAGAAGGTAGAAACATCCGTGCTTTAGAAGCAGTAACAGGAGTTGAGATTATTGTTGATGATACTCCGGAAGCTATTCTTCTTTCATGTTTCGATCCGGTAAGAAGAGAGATCGCAAGATTATCACTTCACAGATTGGTTACTGATGGGAGAATTCACCCGGCAAGAATTGAAGAAGTTGTAGAAAAGACAAGAAAACAAATTGAAGAAGAGATCATTGAAGTAGGAAAAAGAACGATTATTGATTTAGGAATCCACGGATTACACCCTGAATTAATCAAGATCGTTGGTAGAATGAAATACCGTTCTTCTTATGGACAGAACTTATTACAGCACTCAAGAGAAGTAGCAAATATTGCTGCAACAATGGCTGCTGAATTAGGATTAAATGTTAAATTAGCTAAGAGAGCAGGTCTTTTACACGATATCGGTAAAGTTCCTGAGCAGGAATCAGAATTACCACACGCTCTATTAGGAATGCAGTGGGCTGAGAAATACGGTGAAAACCCAGAAGTAGTGAATGCTATTGGAGCTCACCACGACGAAATTGAAATGAAGTCTCTATTATCTCCAATCATTCAGGTTGCCGATGCGATCTCAGGAGCAAGACCGGGAGCAAGAAGACAAGTACTGGAATCTTACATTCAGAGACTAAAAGATCTTGAATCTGCGGCATTAAGCTTCGATGGTGTATCAAGCGCTTATGCAATTCAGGCAGGTAGAGAACTAAGAGTAATGGTGGAGAGTGGAAAAGTAAACGACGAAGTCGCTTCTCAACTTTCTTACGATATCTCTGAAAAGATCCAGAATGAACTTACTTACCCTGGACAGGTGAAAGTAACCGTAATCAGAGAAACAAGAGCCGTGAATATTGCAAGATAA
- a CDS encoding YeiH family protein, whose product MKDFILHETTRKVIFIGLSVLCLTPLISSPIALALGFILAVFMGNPFEKHLHQYIHLLLQISIVGLGFGLKLDEALQAGKTGLMLTVVSIISVMILGYFLGKIFKLERPLSYLLSAGTAICGGSAIAAVAPIIKPSTKQISLALAIVFTLNSIALFVYPAIGHLLHLSQEQFGLWCAIGIHDTSSVVGAASKYGNEALKIATTVKLARALWIIPVSIITMFIFKSKDSKIKIPWFIGYFILAILLNTYFPVMNQFSSAITSFAKSGLNLTLFFIGSTLSIQTLKTIGFKPLLTAVLLWVTISVGSLLYIIH is encoded by the coding sequence ATGAAAGATTTCATTCTTCATGAAACAACACGAAAAGTAATTTTCATTGGACTGTCAGTTTTATGTCTGACTCCACTTATTTCATCCCCCATTGCTCTGGCGTTAGGTTTTATTCTGGCTGTTTTTATGGGAAATCCATTTGAAAAACATTTACATCAATATATTCACCTGCTTTTACAGATCTCTATTGTCGGATTAGGTTTTGGATTAAAGCTGGATGAGGCACTTCAAGCCGGAAAAACAGGTCTGATGTTAACCGTGGTAAGTATTATTAGTGTAATGATCCTTGGCTATTTTTTAGGAAAGATTTTTAAACTTGAAAGACCCTTATCCTATCTTTTGTCTGCCGGAACTGCCATCTGTGGCGGAAGTGCTATTGCTGCAGTTGCTCCTATCATCAAGCCAAGTACAAAGCAAATTTCATTGGCATTGGCCATTGTTTTTACATTAAACTCCATTGCCCTGTTCGTTTATCCGGCTATCGGGCATCTCTTACATCTTTCTCAGGAGCAGTTTGGGCTATGGTGTGCAATCGGAATCCATGATACGAGTTCTGTAGTAGGAGCAGCCAGTAAATATGGTAATGAAGCTTTAAAAATTGCTACAACGGTTAAATTAGCCCGTGCTTTATGGATTATTCCGGTTTCCATTATTACCATGTTTATTTTTAAAAGTAAAGATTCTAAAATTAAAATTCCGTGGTTCATCGGATATTTCATTCTGGCTATTCTGCTGAATACTTATTTTCCTGTTATGAATCAATTCAGCTCTGCAATTACTTCTTTTGCAAAATCCGGACTCAACCTGACCTTGTTCTTTATTGGTTCTACCCTTTCTATACAGACCTTGAAAACGATAGGCTTTAAACCATTGCTTACCGCTGTATTGCTGTGGGTGACCATCAGTGTAGGAAGTTTACTTTACATCATTCACTAA
- a CDS encoding arsenate reductase family protein, which yields MKKVFYLNTCDTCRKILAQFDLTDWDLREIKKQPITKEELIEMHKLAKSYEALFSKKSTQIKLRGLDVKSLGEKDFKELLLDHYTFLKRPVFITDKEIFIGNDKTNIAALRTFFGVEE from the coding sequence ATGAAGAAAGTATTTTATCTGAATACCTGTGATACCTGCAGAAAAATTTTAGCACAATTTGATCTTACAGACTGGGATCTTCGTGAGATTAAAAAACAACCTATTACCAAAGAAGAATTAATAGAAATGCACAAACTGGCAAAGTCATATGAGGCTTTGTTCAGTAAAAAATCTACTCAGATTAAGTTGAGAGGATTAGATGTAAAGTCTTTGGGAGAGAAAGATTTCAAAGAATTGTTACTGGATCACTATACCTTTCTAAAGCGTCCTGTCTTCATAACAGACAAGGAAATTTTTATAGGAAATGATAAAACTAATATAGCGGCTTTAAGAACATTCTTTGGAGTGGAAGAATAA
- a CDS encoding acyl-CoA thioesterase, with protein sequence MQNKPITFQFISEPSDVNYGGNVHGGSVMKWIDQAGYACATTWSGNYSVTVYVGGIRFYEPIKIGEVVKVDAQVIYTGSSSMHISINVFSRNLKQPTFDKKTHCIIVFVAVDENGKKLPVPKWIPETEEEKQKEQYAKRLMELRTQIEDEMKPFL encoded by the coding sequence ATGCAGAACAAACCCATTACTTTTCAGTTTATTTCAGAACCCTCAGATGTTAATTATGGTGGAAATGTACACGGCGGAAGTGTTATGAAGTGGATTGATCAGGCAGGCTATGCTTGTGCTACCACCTGGAGTGGCAATTATTCAGTTACAGTGTATGTTGGTGGAATCCGTTTCTATGAACCTATAAAAATTGGAGAAGTGGTAAAAGTAGATGCTCAGGTGATCTATACCGGAAGCTCAAGTATGCATATTTCTATCAATGTCTTTTCCCGAAACCTGAAACAACCTACTTTTGATAAAAAAACCCACTGTATCATTGTTTTTGTTGCCGTAGATGAAAACGGTAAAAAGCTTCCAGTACCCAAATGGATTCCTGAAACCGAAGAGGAAAAACAGAAAGAACAGTATGCTAAACGTCTCATGGAGCTGAGAACACAGATTGAGGATGAAATGAAGCCTTTTTTATAG
- a CDS encoding voltage-gated chloride channel family protein: protein MSKHQRTLGQKAIFHTQFFFRKFPAIPYIGKWLLISIIIGVLIGSASAGFLQSLEWATNFRESHIWLIALLPLAGFLIGLLYYYWGKDVEAGNNLLIDNIHDPKGTIPFKMAPFVYLGTIVTHFFGGSAGREGTALQMAAAIADHFSKPFKLDKNERRILIISAIAAGFGSVFGTPLAGAVFGLEVFLIGRIRYNAIFPAFASAILADWATNLWNVKHTHYHIDFIPKLELLPILYSILAGIAFGICAAAFSKIIHWAGSVFKSKITYPPLRPVVGGTIVALAVLLMGTTRYIGLGVPVIVESFEKQLPLYDFALKMVFTIITLSAGFKGGEVTPLFFIGATLGSALSLFIPLPFGLLAGMGFVAVFAGATNTPLACMLMGIELFGAECGVYIAIACVVSYLLSGHNSIYSKQKIGEAKNRRYESQQDKSISEFL, encoded by the coding sequence ATGTCAAAACATCAACGAACACTTGGTCAAAAAGCAATTTTTCATACGCAATTTTTCTTCAGAAAATTTCCGGCAATTCCTTATATTGGTAAATGGCTGCTCATCAGCATTATCATTGGAGTCTTGATAGGAAGTGCTTCTGCCGGATTTTTACAGTCTTTGGAATGGGCTACAAATTTCAGAGAAAGTCATATATGGCTGATTGCTTTACTTCCTCTTGCCGGTTTTTTAATTGGACTTTTATATTATTATTGGGGAAAGGATGTTGAAGCGGGAAATAATCTTCTGATTGACAATATTCATGATCCTAAAGGAACTATTCCGTTCAAAATGGCTCCTTTTGTTTACCTGGGAACTATTGTCACCCATTTTTTTGGAGGTTCAGCAGGACGTGAAGGAACGGCCCTTCAAATGGCAGCTGCTATTGCAGATCATTTCAGTAAACCTTTTAAGCTTGATAAGAATGAAAGAAGAATATTGATTATTTCTGCCATTGCCGCAGGGTTTGGCTCTGTTTTCGGAACACCATTAGCCGGAGCCGTTTTCGGGCTTGAAGTTTTTCTGATCGGAAGAATACGGTACAATGCAATATTCCCGGCTTTTGCATCAGCCATACTAGCAGATTGGGCGACAAACCTATGGAATGTAAAGCATACTCATTATCATATTGATTTTATTCCTAAACTAGAGCTTTTACCGATTCTCTATAGTATTTTAGCTGGAATTGCTTTTGGAATTTGTGCTGCTGCTTTCAGTAAAATCATTCATTGGGCAGGTTCTGTTTTTAAATCAAAGATCACATACCCACCGCTTCGCCCGGTTGTTGGTGGAACTATCGTTGCTCTGGCGGTCCTGCTCATGGGCACAACACGATATATTGGTCTTGGAGTTCCTGTCATTGTTGAATCTTTTGAAAAACAGCTTCCGTTGTATGATTTTGCTCTGAAAATGGTTTTTACCATCATTACCCTTTCCGCAGGCTTTAAAGGAGGGGAAGTTACTCCTTTATTCTTTATCGGAGCTACATTGGGAAGTGCATTATCATTATTTATTCCATTACCTTTTGGATTATTGGCAGGAATGGGATTTGTGGCTGTATTTGCCGGAGCAACCAATACTCCACTCGCTTGTATGCTGATGGGAATTGAATTATTTGGAGCTGAATGTGGTGTATATATTGCTATTGCCTGTGTGGTTTCTTATCTTCTTTCTGGGCATAACAGTATTTACAGTAAACAGAAAATTGGAGAAGCTAAAAACAGAAGATATGAAAGCCAACAGGACAAATCTATTTCCGAATTTCTTTAA